Proteins from one Etheostoma cragini isolate CJK2018 unplaced genomic scaffold, CSU_Ecrag_1.0 ScbMSFa_3106, whole genome shotgun sequence genomic window:
- the neurog1 gene encoding neurogenin-1, which translates to MDSVYSDIDSNSCDFFPHSDDEESRGSPRSSPGSSPGSPEPEQPAQPQKKRRRGRGRGDGAVPVVKKNRRVKANDRERNRMHNLNDALDTLREVLPAFPDETKLTKIETLRFAHNYIWALSETIRIADLQAGKGDAALLRREAPSPGSDACSWSSCSGSSDSSSPSYCASSPGSPAAADYLQHDALFAFRSFVPGIY; encoded by the coding sequence ATGGACTCCGTGTACTCCGACATCGACAGCAACAGCTGCGACTTCTTCCCGCACTCAGACGACGAGGAGTCCCGCGGCTCGCCCCGCTCGTCCCCGGGCTCGTCCCCGGGCTCCCCGGAGCCCGAGCAGCCCGCGCAGCCGCAGAAGAAGCGGCGTCGCGGCCGCGGACGCGGCGATGGCGCCGTGCCGGTGGTGAAGAAGAACCGGCGCGTGAAAGCCAACGACCGGGAGAGGAACCGCATGCACAACCTGAACGACGCGCTGGACACGCTGCGCGAGGTCCTGCCCGCGTTCCCGGACGAGACCAAACTCACTAAGATCGAGACTCTGCGCTTTGCTCACAACTACATCTGGGCTCTGTCGGAGACCATCCGCATCGCGGACCTGCAGGCCGGGAAGGGGGACGCTGCTCTGCTGCGGAGGGAGGCCCCGAGCCCCGGCAGCGACGCCTGCTCCTGGAGCTCCTGCAGCGGGTCCTCTGACTCCTCCTCCCCGTCGTACTGCGCCTCCAGCCCGGGCAGCCCGGCCGCGGCGGACTACCTGCAGCACGACGCGCTGTTCGCCTTCCGCAGCTTCGTCCCGGGCATCtactga